A window of Ipomoea triloba cultivar NCNSP0323 chromosome 2, ASM357664v1 contains these coding sequences:
- the LOC116010236 gene encoding glucosamine inositolphosphorylceramide transferase 1-like — protein MGSVSIAVSGSAAATQSSGGGWRWWKNSGGGAKNGNNYVSGDLCDLSSAFGFFVVSFVVLGSIAGLYCRLMLTTNVRAGLSSLGCREDNEGSWAIGVFYGDSPFFLKAVEDMNVQRDKSAAWPVANPIVTCASASQPGFPSNFVADPFLYVKGDVLYLFFETKNSITMQGDIGVARSIDKGATWEQLGIALDEAWHLSYPYVFDYKGHIYMMPEGSAKGDLRLYRAVNFPLQWKLEKVIMKKPMVDSFLILHDRKYWLFGSDHSGIGTQKNGQLEIWYSASPLGPWRPHKKNPIYNTDKSMGARNAGRPFMYNGSLYRAGQDCGGTYGRQIRLFRTEALTAHEFKEVEVSLGLKESIKGRNAWNGARTHHLDVQQLSSGEWIAVMDGDRVPSGDVNLRFVLGCASVLGVAGLVMLLGMLLGAVRCIVPLSWCPHNVGKRSDALLASENPNSFTSKLRLFCSRLNRASTSLHARIKVNTCSGSSILGLISSVAVLLTCIGVSYIYGGSGAQEPYPLGGHYSQFTLLTMTYEARMWNLKMYIKHYSRCSSVREIVVVWNKGKPPQSSDFDSAVPVRVRVEEKNSLNNRFKADPLIKTRAVLELDDDIMMSCDDVERGFRIWREHPDRIVGFYPRLVDGSPLKYRAEKHAREQDGYNMILTGAAFIDTELASKRYWSKEATAGREVVDELFNCEDVLLNYLYANASSSKAVEYVKPAWAIDTSKLSGAGISQNTQAHYAIRSNCLLKFSEMYGSIANRKSEFRHRRDGWDL, from the exons ATGGGTTCGGTCTCAATTGCGGTTTCGGGGTCCGCCGCGGCAACTCAGAGCAGCGGCGGCGGGTGGCGGTGGTGGAAAAACAGCGGCGGCGGCGCCAAGAACGGAAATAATTACGTTAGTGGCGATCTGTGTGATCTTTCGTCGGCTTTTGGTTTCTTTGTGGTGTCGTTTGTGGTGCTGGGCTCGATTGCCGGGCTCTATTGCCGGCTCATGCTGACGACAAATGTCCGTGCGGGCCTCTCCTCCTTGGGCTGCCGGGAGGACAATGAGGGCTCGTGGGCCATTGGTGTTTTCTATGGAGACTCTCCCTTCTTCCTTAAGGCTGTTGAAGAT ATGAATGTACAGAGGGATAAGAGTGCAGCATGGCCAGTGGCCAACCCAATTGTGACCTGTGCTTCAGCTTCACAACCCGGTTTTCCCAGTAATTTTGTTGCTGATCCCTTTCTTTATGTTAAG GGAGACGTTCTGTACCTATTCTTTGAAACTAAGAATTCAATCACAATGCAAGGAGACATTGGAGTTGCGAGAAGCATTGACAAGGGAGCGACGTGGGAGCAATTGGGCATCGCCTTGGATGAAGCATGGCATCTTTCCTATCCATATGTCTTTGACTACAAAGGCCAC ATATATATGATGCCCGAGGGCAGTGCAAAGGGGGACCTTCGTCTGTATCGAGCTGTAAACTTTCCATTGCAGTGGAAACTCGAGAAAGTCATAATGAAAAAGCCCATGGTAGATTCTTTCTTAATACTGCATGATCGAAAGTACTGGCTTTTCGGTTCAGATCACAGTGGTATTGGCACTCAGAAGAATGGACAACTAGAGATCTGGTATAGTGCCTCGCCGCTTGGTCCTTGGAGACCACATAAGAAAAACCCTATTTATAACACGGATAAGAGCATGGGAGCTCGAAATGCAGGCAGGCCGTTTATGTATAATGGAAGTCTTTATCGTGCTGGTCAAGACTGTGGTGGCACATATGGGCGACAAATACGTCTCTTTAGGACAGAAGCTCTTACAGCTCATGAGTTCAAAGAAGTTGAAGTTTCGTTGGGCCTTAAAGAGTCTATTAAGGGACGAAATGCCTGGAATGGCGCTCGCACACATCACCTCGATGTGCAACAACTGAGCTCGGGCGAGTGGATTGCTGTTATGGATGGAGACCGTGTGCCTTCGGGAGATGTGAATCTCCGGTTTGTTCTTGGTTGTGCTTCGGTTCTAGGCGTTGCTGGGCTTGTTATGCTGTTGGGGATGTTACTCGGAGCTGTGAGATGTATTGTGCCCTTAAGCTGGTGCCCGCATAACGTGGGAAAGAGAAGTGATGCTTTATTGGCTTCTGAAAACCCAAACTCATTCACTTCAAAATTGAGACTGTTTTGCAGCAGATTGAACCGAGCAAGCACATCTCTGCACGCGAGAATAAAAGTGAACACCTGTAGCGGGAGCTCTATTCTTGGCTTAATATCCTCGGTTGCAGTGTTATTAACGTGTATCGGGGTTAGTTATATCTATGGAGGCTCTGGTGCACAGGAGCCTTACCCGCTCGGTGGTCACTATTCCCAATTCACCTTATTAACGATGACATATGAAGCCCGGATGTGGAATTTGAAAATGTATATCAAGCATTATTCGAGGTGTTCTTCAGTGCGGGAAATTGTTGTGGTGTGGAACAAAGGAAAACCCCCGCAGTCAAGTGACTTCGACTCTGCAGTGCCCGTGAGGGTTAGAGTAGAGGAAAAGAACTCGTTAAACAATCGATTCAAGGCTGATCCACTGATAAAGACTCGAGCTGTTCTCGAGCTCGATGATGACATTATGATGAGTTGTGATGATGTCGAGCGTGGGTTCAGGATATGGCGTGAGCATCCAGACAGAATTGTCGGGTTTTACCCCCGTCTGGTCGATGGCAGCCCGCTGAAGTACCGTGCTGAGAAACACGCCCGTGAGCAGGACGGGTACAACATGATTCTGACAGGCGCCGCTTTCATCGACACTGAATTAGCTTCCAAACGGTACTGGAGCAAGGAAGCCACTGCTGGGCGGGAAGTCGTGGACGAGCTCTTCAACTGCGAGGACGTGCTGCTGAACTACTTGTACGCGAATGCTAGCTCGTCCAAGGCAGTCGAGTACGTGAAACCAGCGTGGGCAATCGACACGTCAAAGCTCTCGGGTGCAGGGATCAGCCAGAACACGCAAGCCCATTACGCCATCCGAAGCAACTGCCTCCTAAAGTTTTCGGAGATGTACGGGAGCATAGCAAACCGGAAGTCAGAATTCAGACACCGGAGGGACGGCTGGGATTTATAG